In Pristiophorus japonicus isolate sPriJap1 chromosome 3, sPriJap1.hap1, whole genome shotgun sequence, the sequence gcaggctcaaggggacatgtggcctactactgctcctatttgttatgttcttgtatCATTGGGAGTGGAGGTGTTTGAGGTGATGCTGCACATTGGGTGAGAAGTCTAAATGGCCACGAGCTGGTACATCAGCCAGCATGAAGGAGACCAGTGTAAGTACAGCTGAGATTTGCAGTCATCCCTTTACCGTTAGCAGTGGTTTTTGCAGAGATTTCATGGTCAGTGGGTCCAGGAGTCGGGAGAAGGCTTTAGTTAAAGAaaccggagagaggggagggggtgacacAGCCAGTCTGAGATGGGTTTTGATGAATTTTGTTCTCTTGCAGCAACACACAGAAGGATTTGTTGAAAGTGAAGCTCGATTGGCTTCAATGTCACTTCACATGGGGCCCACAGAAAGAAAACATTGACTTGGACGACATGAAGTATAGATTGCAAGATTCAATACAGGCTGGTGTGAAATATCAGGCCAGGTCTTACAACCACCTCGCTTTTGTAAACTGTCTGCAAGGCAACTGTGAAGAGGCAATTCAAAACTTAAAGGAAGctgaaaagattctgagggagaaccatgaacatgaatttgaaagaagaagcatcatcacctatggaaactatgcctgggtatattatcacatgggccaactgacagaggcccagtcctacctcgacaagctggagatgatctgtaaacaatttactgatggctctcggtatacagcactgatacctgaagtatacggggagaagggttggtcactGTTGAAATCCTCCAGGAAATATTATGAAGAGGCAAAGGAATGTTTTGAGAAGGCTCTGGAGGAAGATCCTGATGACACTGAATGGAACGTTGGCTATGCGACTGTTCTGTTCCGTCTGGAAGGGTTTTCTagtaccccagagagtggtgaccgcagCCAATCAGTGAAGCGGTTACAACGTGTGCTGGAACTTGATCCAGATGACTCTGTAGCCATGGTGATGTTGGCTCTAAAACTACAAGAGTTCAATCAAAAGGAGGAAGCACTGAAATTAGTTGAACAAGCATTGCAGAAGTCCCCTGATCTTCCATATGTAACTCGTTACGCAGCAAAATTTTACAGAAGAGAAGGAGATGTGGAAAAAGCTGTGGAGCTATTGAAGAAAGCATTAGAAATTACCCCAAACTCTACCTTCATACACCACCAAATAGGTCTGTGTTACAGAAAAAAACTATTTCAACTGATCAAATATCCAGGCAGCAAAGACCCTCGCAATGCTGCTTTTCAACAGAAAGCTGAGTTGATCAAACTATGCAAgtaccattttgaaaaggcatttgagCCCCGCCCATTAACATTTATTTGTGCACAACTGGATTTTGCAGAAATCTGTTCATTAAATGGAGAATATCTCAAAGTAGAGGAGATTTACAGTAATCTACTGAAATTAGATGATTTTCATCCTGATAATAAGCAGGCAGTATATGCGCAGTTTGGGTTATATGAACTGCATCACAAAAGATCTGAATCAAATGCCATCAGCTATTTTCTGGAAGGACTTAAAATCCAACGTGACACAGTGGAATGGCAATTGTGTCGCGAAAacttgagaaagattgcaacaaaACAAATTGACAGGAATCCCAGAGACAGCAAGGCCTTTGGTGTTCTTGGGTTACTGCACCAGCTGGATGGGGAGAAGTGTGAAGCTATTGAGTGCTTTGAAAAGGCCTTGGAGTTTGATTGTGACAATGAAGAATATCTAAGTGCTCTTTGTGAATTACGTCTTTCAATCTAAATCAACGACGACTCTCCCAGCTAAAACTAAACACagcgggtagagtttctgctttgggtgcaaatTGCACTTGAAGTTACGCTGGTTAGCTTACAGTTTAAGTTTCCACTAAATGCATTTGCTTAATCAGAAACGTAAAATCTTCCAAGAACCAGTGCAGTCAGTCAGTGTAACAGAATATAATCAGTTATTTTTTGCATTCAAAATAttcattgatatatttaagagtggcaatTGGTGCAGCTTTAttgatacagctgaaaatggatgtAACCTgcaaaattaaatatttttagtAAGTCTTTCAGCTGTGCTTTACCTGATTTAAGATGATGAAAATGGCTTTAAAATCTACACTGAACCAGTTATAAGTTTTATTGTTGTACACTAGTCAGACTTttaataatttaaatatttttaagATGTAAAACCTATTAAATTGTGCCTACTAGTGCCTGGGCACCTCAGAAAACCAGCTCAATTTGAAAACGCTCCTCGAAAGGTTGCAAATGGACGCAATGGGCGGAAACTCACCATCCTCGTTATTTCtatctgggggtgtggccagttttgtgggcggcgcCAGCTTCGGACAGAAAGCTTTTTAAACCAGGGTTAAAGATCACGGAAATCTTGGTTGATGCTTGACAGAACTTATGctcgagtttctgcgatcttttacaCTGGTTCGGCCGATTTCACCCGGATTGTGCAATTTCCCTGCTACACGGGATGGCCGGTATCATGCCTGAAGAAAgattaatttctctctctctctgtgtaacgaGCCGCCCGCAGCTCCCTGATTTGCAGCCTCTTCAATGGATGGGGAACAACAGCCTGTCGGGTGAAGCAACAACCGCGGGCCCTTTGCTCAATAAAACCTGGCGGGACAGCATCAGAGTCCTGAATAAGAGATGAATTATTTTTTGGTGGGGGACAGGATGAGTGCCAGTGCTCCTTCAGAATAATGTGGGCTTAATTTTATTCATCCCACTGCTGACAAGGAGCCTCAGTCACTGACATTGTTAAAACGGGATGGTCGGTATCACGCCTGAAGAAAGattatgttctctctctccctgtaacgaGCCGCCCGCAGCTCCCTGATTTCCTGCCTCTTCAATGGAAGCGGTTAATTTCCACCACGGCTAAGGGATATAAAAAATAAGTTAAAATGATGAAAAATAATAAAGCTTTATAGTTGCAGATACAGATTTCCCAATGAGAAATGTTAATTTGCTGTAATATCAGAGATTGAGTGTTAAAATAACCAATAAAAAGATACTATAACTACAATTTTATTTGTGTCATTGATCTGTGCTAATGCTGACAGTA encodes:
- the LOC139259595 gene encoding interferon-induced protein with tetratricopeptide repeats 5-like; translation: MKYRLQDSIQAGVKYQARSYNHLAFVNCLQGNCEEAIQNLKEAEKILRENHEHEFERRSIITYGNYAWVYYHMGQLTEAQSYLDKLEMICKQFTDGSRYTALIPEVYGEKGWSLLKSSRKYYEEAKECFEKALEEDPDDTEWNVGYATVLFRLEGFSSTPESGDRSQSVKRLQRVLELDPDDSVAMVMLALKLQEFNQKEEALKLVEQALQKSPDLPYVTRYAAKFYRREGDVEKAVELLKKALEITPNSTFIHHQIGLCYRKKLFQLIKYPGSKDPRNAAFQQKAELIKLCKYHFEKAFEPRPLTFICAQLDFAEICSLNGEYLKVEEIYSNLLKLDDFHPDNKQAVYAQFGLYELHHKRSESNAISYFLEGLKIQRDTVEWQLCRENLRKIATKQIDRNPRDSKAFGVLGLLHQLDGEKCEAIECFEKALEFDCDNEEYLSALCELRLSI